Proteins encoded together in one Styela clava chromosome 12, kaStyClav1.hap1.2, whole genome shotgun sequence window:
- the LOC120329999 gene encoding uncharacterized protein LOC120329999 — MEQIQDETCPICFESKEDLRMLPCWHFACMSCILNMAQCGEGRAVKCHECRQTSLFENIRYLPKPLRCGCCNQFLKNPKVMPCCSKLYCIDCITKQSTGTDARLVCPGGCSYQFYSVDELPKSKLCSLCFRLHSDEALLCEHSVCTWCNQKLQKNERGCPLCSAVRNPAPTPTNPIHPSQNRIDITMEGLENLNYQPQRNQTEFLNAVQALNLIHQLNRSENNGESIQERQAARTRKIIEDDLPKAYLVFTCIFVAGYFYGMNIMLWIILGASMLITRPHLESAVFICQILNRGLIIMMLYIDFYNAIILILVDIALGLPFEIVYRVAFNGLDLDRQILYLCVGSMTELATAWAFFPDLFVHVVLSGLFVKFLTKILSDRNRENMP; from the exons ATGGAACAAATACAAGACGAAACTTGTCCTATTTGTTTTGAAAGCAAAGAAGATTTAAGAATGCTGCCATGTTGGCATTTCGCTTGTATGAGTTGTATACTTAACATGGCACAATGTGGCGAAGGAAG AGCTGTAAAATGTCATGAGTGCAGACAAAcaagtttatttgaaaatattcgttaCCTTCCCAAGCCTTTGAGATGTGGATGTTGCAATCAATTCCTCAAAAATCCGAAAGTTATGCCATGTTGTTCAAAACTGTACTGCATCGATTGCATCACGAAGCAATCAACAGGAACAGA TGCTCGATTGGTTTGTCCAGGGGGTTGTTCATACCAATTCTACAGTGTCgatgaattaccaaaatcgaAGTTATGTAGTTTGTGTTTTCGTTTACATTCCGACGAAGCTTTATTGTGTGAACACTCTGTTTGTACCTGGTGTAATCAAAAACTGCAGAAAAACGAAAG GGGGTGTCCGTTGTGTTCGGCAGTAAGAAATCCAGCGCCAACACCGACAAATCCCATTCACCCCAGTCAGAACCGAATTGATATAACCATGGAAGGattggaaaatttgaattatcaaCCGCAACGAAATCAAACTGAATTTTTGAATGCTGTGCAAGCATTAAACCTTATTCATCAATTAAACCGATCTGAAAACAACGGAGAAAGCATTCAAGAAAGACAAGCTGCAAGGACGAGG AAAATCATTGAAGACGACTTGCCAAAAGCATATTTGGTTTTCACTTGCATTTTTGTAGCTGGTTATTTCTATGGAATGAATATCATGTTGTGGATTATCTTGGGAGCATCAATGCTAATCACGAGACCCCATCTTGAATCTGCTGTATTTATTTGTCAAATCCTTAATAGAGGATTGATAATAATGATGCTCTACATTGATTTCTATAACGCAATCATTTTAATACTAGTTGACATAGCTCTAGGACTACCATTCGAAATTGTATATCGAGTGGCGTTCAATGGATTAGATTTAGATCGACAAATTCTTTATTTGTGTGTTGGTTCGATGACTGAGCTTGCCACAGCTTGGGCATTTTTTCCTGACTTGTTTGTTCACGTTGTACTGTCTGGATTGTTTGTTAAgtttttgacaaaaatacttAGCGATAGAAATCGTGAGAACATGCCATAA